Part of the Sinorhizobium sp. BG8 genome, CCGGGTCCGCACACGCTGCGGGTTGGAGCAGGCGAGACCAAGAACCTCGCGGACCTCCATCACGCCATGGGCCTGATCACCAACTACACGGGCATCATGAATTTCATGGGAGGGCGTTTCCTCTCCGATTCGGACGCCTTGCAGCCGGTTATGCGCGACATCGCGAACCGTGGCCTCCTGTTTCTCGACGATGGCTCTTCTGCTCAGTCACTGTCCGGCAAGGTCGCGGGTACTCTGAACGCACCGCACGCCTTTGCGGATGTCCAGTTGGACAGCGAGCTTTCGACCGAGGCGGTTCTGCGCAAACTGGATGAGCTGGAGCGGATCGCCCGCCGCAACGGGACCGCAATCGGCGTTGCTTCGGCCTTCGACGAAAGCGTTGACGCCATTACCCAGTGGTACGATGAGGCAAGTCGGCGCGGAATAGAGATCGTCGGCGTCTCCGCACTCGCGAATACCGCCCAGGACGAATAGGACCACAAGGATGAGCAAGAACACGAAGGCGCCGATCCGCGCCGAAGATCTGCCTTACAGGCCCTGCGTGGGCATCATGGTTCTCAACCATGCAGGGCTGGTGTGGGCCGGACGGCGGATAGCCATCGGCAATTCGGAATATGATGGCTCGCCACAACTCTGGCAGATGCCGCAGGGCGGCATCGACAGGAATGAGGATCCCCTCGCCGCCGCATATCGCGAGCTCTACGAAGAGACCGGGATCAAGTCGGTCTCGCTGCTTGCCGATGCGGGACGCTGGATCAACTACGATCTTCCAGCCCATCTCGTCGGCATCGGCCTCAAGGGCAAGTACCGCGGACAGACGCAGCGCTGGTTCGCCTTCCGGTTCGAAGGCAATGAGAGCGAGATCGCAATCAATCCGCCGCCCGGCGGCCATGAACCGGAGTTCGACGCGTGGGAATGGAAGGCCATGCATGAGCTGCCCAGCCTTATCGTCCCGTTCAAGCGGAAGGTTTACGAGGACGTCGTCGCGGCGTTCTCGCATCTCGCGGGCTGACTTGTCTTCTCCCCGAATGCAAAAATCCCCGGCATGCCGGGGATTTTCTTTGACGGATAGTGTTAGCCCGCGTGCCGGGAAGCGGAGTTATTCCGCTTCGTTGGCGGGTGCCGCGTTGAGCTGACCGTATTTTTCCGGTCCAAGCTTTTCGAGCAGGTCGAGCTGCGTTTCCAGGAAGTCGATGTGACCTTCCTCGTCGGCAAGAAGCTCCTCGAAAAGTTTCATGGAGACGTAGTCCCCGGCGTCATGACAGATGTCGCGCGACTTCTTGTATGCCGTGCGCGCGTCGTACTCGCCAGCCAGATCGGCTTTCAGCACTTCCTTCACGTCCTGGCCGATTCTGAGCGGAGCCACCGTCTGCAGATTGGGATGGCCTTCGAGGAAGATAATCCGCGCGACGAGCTTGTCGGCGTGTTGCATTTCCTCGATGGACTCCGCCCGCTCCTTCTTGGCGAGCAGCGTGTAACCCCAGTCTTCGAGAAGGCGGTAGTGGAGCCAGTACTGGTTCACTGCTCCAAGTTCGAGATAGAGCGCTTCGTTAAGCTGCTCGATGACTTTTTTGTCGCCTTTCAAGATCCGCTCTCCTGTTTTCTTCGTGGAATTGTTTGAGGCGGGTCATGAAATCAAATATCTCGGCGTCCGTCGAGTCACGACGGGCGTGGTACTCCTCAGTGGTGCGGATGATGATGTCGACAACGTTGGGGAAACAACCGCAGCAGCGACCGCGTTTCTCCATGGCATGATAGACTTTGGCAGGAACGATCAACTGCCAACAGTCTTCATCGAGAAGACCGATGATCACATCGGCAATCTCTTTTTCGCTAATGAAGTTGCAACTGCAAACCAGCATTCCACTTGCCCGACATACGCAATGCACTGAATTTCTTCATTAAGCAAAAGAGGACATTTGGTGTCAACAAAAAACAGGTCAGGAATACTGTCCCACATCTTTAGAGTCATTCTAATCTTGATAAAAAATGTCGTGTTTACAGCATATTAGGATGCACTTTGCGCCCCAAAAAGTGGCCTCTCCATCCCCATCTTTCAACGATCACTTTTTGTTGCATGGACAGGTCGGAAAGGGCTCAAACCCACTTCAACGTGTACCGGTTCGGACGATGCCATCCGGTGTTGTCGTCCCTCTTTCCACTGGACAATCGAGTGCACGCTAACCAATAATGCATTGTCGGCTCGAAAACCGCACGAAATGGTCTATATGAGGGTCAAGGAGCACCGATGGCCCGGATTGACCAGACAGAAGATTGGCGCACGCGCCATGCCCCAACGCTCAGCGCATTCGAATCGCTGGCAGTCGAGGCCTATGGACATCTTCCCGACGAGTTCCGGTCGCTTACCGGCAATCTGATCATCGAGATCTCAGAGTTTCCGAGTGACGACGTATTCGAGGACATGGCGCTCGAGACGCCGTTCGATCTGCTGGGCCTTTTCGAGGGCCAGGGCATATCCGAGCGGTTCACGGTAGAGACCGGCCAGATGCCGAACAGGATCACCCTCTACCGGCGCCCCATTCTCGACTATTGGGCCGAGAATGAGGAAACCCTGGGCGACATCATTACCCACGTCCTGATCCACGAGATCGGCCATCATTTCGGCCTCTCGGACGACGACATGGAACGGATCGAGGCGAGCGCGGAAATTGCGGCCGGCTGAACTGCCGACCTATTGCTCGGATAGCTTCATGTCCGGATGGTACTCCTTCCCTTCGACATCCTTCACGACCGCCTGGCCGCACTGCATCTGGTTTGTCGCCGCGTTGAAGGTATAGGTCGGAGAGCCTGATAGCACCCAGCCCTTGTTGAGGGCGGCGGTCACCTTGTGGCAGAAGGATGCGTCGTCAGGACCGGTCAGAAATCTGTAAAGTTTCATTCTTGCGTTTCTTTCTGTGCAATTAGATCTGCCTTGGCGAGCAGTCGCAGTGCCTGGTCGGCATGAAGGCGTTCAACCATTCGCCCGCGAATATTGATAACGCCTTTCCCAGCGTTTTCCGGCGCCTCGAAGGCCGAAACGATCACCAGTGCTGCCGCAGCCTCGCTCTCGCTGATCCCGAAGGCATCGTTCGCGCCGGCGATCTGGGCGGGATGGATCAGCATCTTTCCATCAAAGCCCATCTGACGACCCTGCTCGCATTCGCGAACGAAGGCTTCA contains:
- a CDS encoding RNA pyrophosphohydrolase, coding for MSKNTKAPIRAEDLPYRPCVGIMVLNHAGLVWAGRRIAIGNSEYDGSPQLWQMPQGGIDRNEDPLAAAYRELYEETGIKSVSLLADAGRWINYDLPAHLVGIGLKGKYRGQTQRWFAFRFEGNESEIAINPPPGGHEPEFDAWEWKAMHELPSLIVPFKRKVYEDVVAAFSHLAG
- the bfr gene encoding bacterioferritin, whose amino-acid sequence is MKGDKKVIEQLNEALYLELGAVNQYWLHYRLLEDWGYTLLAKKERAESIEEMQHADKLVARIIFLEGHPNLQTVAPLRIGQDVKEVLKADLAGEYDARTAYKKSRDICHDAGDYVSMKLFEELLADEEGHIDFLETQLDLLEKLGPEKYGQLNAAPANEAE
- a CDS encoding (2Fe-2S)-binding protein, encoding MLVCSCNFISEKEIADVIIGLLDEDCWQLIVPAKVYHAMEKRGRCCGCFPNVVDIIIRTTEEYHARRDSTDAEIFDFMTRLKQFHEENRRADLERRQKSHRAA
- a CDS encoding metallopeptidase family protein; its protein translation is MARIDQTEDWRTRHAPTLSAFESLAVEAYGHLPDEFRSLTGNLIIEISEFPSDDVFEDMALETPFDLLGLFEGQGISERFTVETGQMPNRITLYRRPILDYWAENEETLGDIITHVLIHEIGHHFGLSDDDMERIEASAEIAAG
- a CDS encoding DUF1737 domain-containing protein, whose translation is MKLYRFLTGPDDASFCHKVTAALNKGWVLSGSPTYTFNAATNQMQCGQAVVKDVEGKEYHPDMKLSEQ